The genomic segment CGAGCGTCGACTCTTGCCGTGCCGCAACATCCAGGATGCCCTCCACGCCCAGGACCCCGAGCGGTTCCCGCGCACCGCCCGGACCGCCTACTACATGGCGCACGAGGATCTCCTGGAGCTCAGCCGCGCCGAGATGCGCGGCTCCCGTGTCGAGGTGATCTACCACTCCCACGTCGACGCCGGCGCCTATTTTTCCGAGACCGATCGCCGCAACGCCCTGGTGGACGGACAGCCGGCGTATCCCCAGGCCACCTACGTCGTCGTCGCGGTCCACGGCGGTGAGGCCGCCGAGGCGCGGGCCTTCCGCTGGGAGGCGGGGTCCCAGCGGTTCGAGGAGATCCCGCTCGAGATCGACTGACGCCTCGACGTCGCCCGAGCGGCGACGTTCGAGCGTGCCGCCCGCGACGAATCCCGCCACAAACCCGTTGACGGGCGTCGACCACGCTGTTATGATCCGGCCGGTCGTGACACATCGCCCACCCGGCCCCGCCTGACCAGGTCGGGGGCACCCACGCGTCGAGGGAGCTTCGGGGATAGAGCGGATGCGGGTCTGCGCGAAGTGGGCGCTCGCGGGGCTGGCCGCCCTCCTCAACCACGACGGCAGAGCTTTCCCAGGGTAGCCCAATGAGTGACGGCATCGATCGGCGCGGGTTCTTCCGGCTCGTGGGCGTGAGCTCGGCCGCCGCCGCGGCGGCCGCCGGATGCGGGAAGACCACCGAGGCGATCCTCCCCTACGTCATCCCGCCCGACAACCTGATTCCCGGCGTCGCGACCTGGTTCGCCACCGTCTGTCGCGAGTGCCCCGCCGGCTGCGGGGTCCTCGCCAAGAACCGCGAGGGGCGCGTCGTCAAGCTGGAAGGAAACCCCGACCACCCGGTGAACCACGGCGCCCTCTGCGCCCGCGGCCAGGCGTCCCTCCTGGGGACCTACGACCCCGACCGGATCGCGCGACCCCAGGCCCGAGAGGGAAACGCCTGGAAGGTGGTCCCGGCGGCCGACGCCGAGAAGCTTCTGGTCGAGAAGCTGGCCGCGGCGCGGTCGGCCGGCGCCGGCCGCATCGCCATGATCACGCAGCTCGAGACGGGGAGCCTCGGGCGGCTCATGGATGACTGGCTCAAAGCGCTGGGCGCGCGGCCCCGCGTCGCCCACGAGCCGTTCGCCTCCGAAGCCCTCCGGGCGGCGAACCGGGCGACGTTCGGCGTCGACGCCCTGCCGTACCACGCCTTCGAGGACGCCAGGGCCGTCCTCTCGCTCGGCGCCGATTACCTGGAGACCTGGATCTCGCCCGTCGGATATGCGGGCGCCTTCCACCGCATGCACGGGCTCCGGGACGGCGGGAGCGGCACTGTCATCCACGTGGAGCCCCGCTACTCGATGACCGCCGCCAACGCCGACGAGTGGGTCGCGAATGCCCCCGGGACGGAAGGGCTCGTCGCCCTCGCCCTGCTGCGCATCGTCCTCGAGGAGCGCCTCGCCCCATCGCTCCCGGCGAAGGAGGCGGAGGCGCTGGCCGCCGTCGCCCGGGCGGTCGCGCTCGAGGCCGTCGCCAGGCAGAGCGGGATCCCGCCCGCGCGGCTCACGCACATCGCCGAGACCCTGGCCAGGAGCGCTCCGAGCCTCGTCGTGGGCGGCGGAATCGCCGTCACGGGGCCGGGCGCCGTGGACACGGCGGTGGCCATCAACCTCCTCAACTACGCCCTGGGCAACGTGGGCAAGACGCTCCGCTTCGGGCCGAACTCGACGCTGGGTCAGGCCAGCCGCTACGCGGACCTGATGGCGCTCACGCAGGCGATGGCCAACGGGGAGATCGCCGTCCTGCTGGTGAAGGATGCGAACCCCGTCTTCACGCTGCCGACCAAGGCCGGCTTCGCCGACGCCCTCGCCAAGGTGCCGTTCGTGGTCAGCCTGTCGAGCCACCTGGACGAGACCACCGCCCGC from the Candidatus Methylomirabilota bacterium genome contains:
- a CDS encoding M67 family metallopeptidase, which encodes MTLTGAELAAIRKHAEAEYPAECCGVVLVREDREAERRLLPCRNIQDALHAQDPERFPRTARTAYYMAHEDLLELSRAEMRGSRVEVIYHSHVDAGAYFSETDRRNALVDGQPAYPQATYVVVAVHGGEAAEARAFRWEAGSQRFEEIPLEID